In a genomic window of Candidatus Binatia bacterium:
- a CDS encoding amino acid permease — protein MSLTDATMLVVSSVIGVGIFLTPGTVADHLPSPGLFLAAWLVGGLLSLAGALANAELGAMYPHAGGDYVYLREAYHPLAGFLVGWLSFFVIYAGTVATLAVGFVEGMTAFVSLGAWGKMVAAIGLTVFASWVNYVGVRSGARFNNVTGAIKLVALAALMVAGPLIGRGEIVHLRPLAGGATTISFSGFGLALSPILFTYLGWNASVYVASEIRDPGRNVPRSLFLGLAVCTAIYVGMNAVYLYALPIDALRGEVRVGEAAARALFGPAGGTITAILVLASVIGCLNATILVGPRIAYAMALDGRFFPGVQRVHAFYKTPHIAIVAQALTAIALIVVLGSFPSVLDYTTFAIVLATMADTTALYTLRWRKPARPRPYRAWGYPVVPGLYLIANAAIAGAMLWGRPKECAIALAVTATGAPFYWLFSRRRNLPGSV, from the coding sequence CTGTCGCTCACTGATGCGACGATGCTGGTGGTATCGTCGGTCATCGGGGTGGGAATCTTCCTCACCCCGGGCACGGTTGCCGACCATCTCCCCTCCCCGGGTCTGTTTCTCGCCGCCTGGCTGGTTGGCGGCCTCCTTTCCCTTGCGGGCGCGTTGGCCAATGCGGAGCTTGGCGCGATGTACCCGCACGCGGGTGGTGACTACGTCTACTTGCGTGAGGCTTACCATCCACTCGCGGGCTTTCTGGTCGGGTGGCTGTCGTTCTTCGTCATCTACGCCGGCACGGTCGCCACACTGGCCGTAGGTTTTGTGGAGGGCATGACGGCATTCGTCAGCCTGGGGGCGTGGGGCAAGATGGTTGCAGCCATCGGACTGACGGTTTTCGCCTCATGGGTGAATTACGTCGGCGTACGGTCGGGGGCGCGATTCAACAACGTCACCGGCGCCATAAAGCTGGTGGCGCTCGCCGCACTCATGGTGGCCGGGCCGCTGATCGGTCGCGGTGAGATCGTCCACCTGCGCCCGCTGGCGGGAGGGGCAACGACGATTTCGTTCAGCGGCTTCGGTCTGGCGCTCTCACCCATCCTCTTCACCTACCTGGGCTGGAACGCGTCGGTCTACGTCGCCAGCGAAATTCGCGATCCGGGCCGCAACGTACCGCGCTCACTGTTCCTGGGCCTGGCCGTGTGCACCGCCATCTACGTCGGCATGAATGCGGTCTATCTCTACGCCCTCCCGATCGACGCCCTGCGTGGAGAAGTGCGTGTCGGCGAAGCCGCGGCGCGCGCCCTGTTCGGCCCGGCGGGTGGCACGATCACGGCGATTCTCGTTTTGGCGTCCGTCATCGGCTGCTTGAACGCGACCATCCTCGTGGGGCCGCGCATCGCCTACGCCATGGCGCTGGATGGCCGGTTTTTCCCGGGAGTCCAGCGCGTGCATGCTTTCTACAAGACACCGCACATCGCCATCGTCGCACAGGCACTCACCGCCATTGCGCTGATCGTCGTGCTCGGCAGCTTTCCCAGTGTGCTCGACTACACCACCTTCGCCATCGTCCTGGCCACCATGGCGGACACCACGGCGCTGTACACGCTGCGCTGGCGCAAGCCCGCCCGCCCGCGCCCGTATCGCGCCTGGGGCTATCCGGTCGTACCCGGCCTGTACTTGATCGCCAACGCGGCGATCGCGGGCGCGATGCTTTGGGGCAGGCCGAAGGAGTGCGCCATCGCGCTCGCCGTCACCGCCACAGGCGCGCCCTTCTACTGGCTGTTCTCGCGCCGCCGGAACCTGCCTGGTTCGGTCTGA
- a CDS encoding NAD-dependent epimerase/dehydratase family protein produces the protein MILLTGATGFLGSHVAEALLARGERVRLLVRRPDAAQWLVDRGAECVAGDLSSAAALAAAVRGCRVVVHCAALASDWGAWDAFREANDRGVGRLLEACAATSLDRFVHISTLDVYGYPDRDGLDETTPYRDRGLPYNSTKIAGEQRVWAAQRAGLPATVIRPGNIYGPRSVTFGVEIVSAIQSGAPLVRGGNVDAGLVYVDNCVALILLGMEHPAAVGAAFHSVDEDGHSWRDYFAALCRALELRMPARSVPRGVAYALGALMEWTGHATRRQQRPLLTRTAVELLGTRQGFSGALARQRLGFAPRVAFDEGVAQTAAWLRTRISRGG, from the coding sequence ATGATTCTCCTCACCGGCGCAACAGGATTTCTTGGGAGCCATGTGGCGGAAGCGCTGCTGGCGCGTGGTGAACGGGTGCGGCTGCTGGTGCGGCGACCTGATGCGGCACAATGGCTCGTCGACCGCGGCGCCGAGTGCGTGGCTGGTGACTTGAGTTCGGCCGCGGCGCTTGCCGCCGCCGTGCGCGGGTGCCGGGTCGTCGTGCACTGCGCGGCGCTGGCTTCGGACTGGGGCGCGTGGGACGCCTTTCGTGAGGCCAATGACCGCGGCGTGGGCCGGTTGCTGGAGGCGTGCGCGGCCACGTCGCTCGACCGCTTCGTGCACATCAGCACGCTGGACGTGTACGGCTACCCGGATCGTGACGGGTTGGATGAAACGACGCCCTACCGGGACCGAGGCTTGCCGTACAACTCCACCAAAATTGCCGGGGAGCAGCGCGTCTGGGCCGCGCAGCGTGCGGGCTTGCCTGCCACGGTGATCCGCCCCGGCAACATCTACGGCCCGCGCTCGGTGACGTTCGGCGTGGAGATCGTCAGCGCCATCCAAAGCGGCGCACCGCTCGTCCGCGGCGGCAACGTCGATGCCGGCTTGGTCTACGTGGACAACTGCGTGGCGCTCATTCTCCTGGGCATGGAGCATCCGGCGGCGGTGGGAGCGGCATTCCACTCCGTCGATGAGGACGGCCACAGCTGGCGGGACTACTTCGCCGCGCTCTGCCGCGCCCTGGAGTTGCGGATGCCCGCGCGTTCGGTGCCCCGCGGTGTGGCCTACGCACTGGGGGCGTTGATGGAATGGACCGGGCACGCGACCCGCCGGCAGCAGCGGCCGCTCCTGACCCGTACGGCAGTGGAACTCCTCGGCACCCGCCAAGGGTTTTCCGGTGCGCTTGCGCGCCAACGCTTGGGCTTTGCTCCACGCGTTGCATTCGACGAAGGCGTTGCCCAAACCGCCGCATGGCTGCGTACGCGCATCAGCCGTGGTGGCTAG